From a single Calothrix sp. NIES-2098 genomic region:
- a CDS encoding pyridine nucleotide-disulfide oxidoreductase dimerization region → MSNLEFERVTVRPMDEFNQALVSQVHPADWVNPEPAKVYDLVVIGAGTAGLVVAAGAAGLGLGLKVALIEKHLMGGDCLNVGCVPSKTIIRSARVVGELWDGKELGINIPKHIDVDFSAVMARMRRIRAGISPHDSAARFQKLGVDVFLGSGRFTSKNTVEVGDQTLRFKKAVIATGARAAQPAIPGLEQAGYLTNESVFSLIQRPERLAVIGGGPIGCELAQAFRRLGCEVVLFHRSSHILNKEDAEAAEILQKVLIKEGIRLVLNAKLEEVVTVTEGKRLYFSSNSHRDSVTVDEILVGAGRAPNIEGLNLEAVGVEYDKQHGVKVNDYLQTTNPKIYAAGDICMDWKFTHAADAAARIVIKNTLFSPFGLGRSKLSSLVMPWVTYTDPEIAQVGMSEQQAKEQGLDVETIKIPFSSVDRAIADGEESGFLKIHHKKGSDEILGATIVARHAGEMISEVTTAIVGKLGLNKLSGVIHPYPTQAEAIKKAADAYRRTLLTDNTKRLLGFLTKLS, encoded by the coding sequence ATGTCCAATTTAGAATTTGAGAGAGTAACAGTCCGTCCAATGGACGAGTTTAACCAGGCTTTAGTCTCTCAAGTGCATCCAGCAGATTGGGTAAATCCTGAACCAGCTAAGGTTTACGACTTGGTAGTAATTGGTGCAGGAACGGCGGGATTAGTGGTAGCTGCGGGTGCGGCGGGTTTGGGTTTAGGTTTAAAAGTGGCTTTGATAGAAAAGCATCTCATGGGTGGAGATTGCTTAAATGTGGGTTGCGTTCCCTCTAAAACTATCATTCGCTCTGCACGTGTAGTAGGCGAACTGTGGGATGGTAAGGAGTTAGGAATTAATATTCCCAAACATATTGATGTTGATTTTTCTGCGGTTATGGCCAGGATGCGCCGCATTAGAGCAGGTATTAGTCCTCATGACTCGGCTGCGCGCTTTCAAAAATTGGGAGTCGATGTGTTCTTGGGTAGCGGTCGGTTTACCAGTAAGAATACTGTGGAAGTTGGCGACCAAACCCTGCGATTTAAAAAAGCAGTAATTGCTACTGGCGCTAGAGCGGCGCAACCTGCAATTCCTGGACTCGAACAAGCTGGTTATCTTACCAATGAGTCGGTTTTTTCCTTAATTCAACGACCGGAACGTTTAGCAGTGATTGGTGGCGGCCCTATCGGTTGCGAATTAGCACAGGCTTTCCGCCGCTTGGGGTGTGAGGTAGTGCTTTTTCATCGCAGTTCTCATATTCTCAACAAAGAAGATGCGGAAGCTGCGGAAATTCTGCAAAAAGTTTTGATTAAAGAAGGAATTCGCTTAGTTTTAAATGCCAAATTAGAAGAGGTGGTAACTGTCACCGAAGGTAAGCGGCTTTACTTCTCCTCTAACAGTCATCGGGATTCTGTAACTGTAGATGAAATTTTAGTAGGTGCGGGACGCGCTCCTAATATAGAAGGTTTAAATTTAGAAGCAGTTGGGGTGGAGTACGATAAGCAGCACGGTGTCAAGGTAAACGACTACCTGCAAACGACAAATCCCAAGATTTATGCAGCTGGTGATATCTGCATGGATTGGAAATTTACTCATGCAGCTGATGCAGCCGCAAGGATTGTCATTAAAAATACTCTATTTTCGCCCTTTGGTTTAGGACGTTCCAAACTCAGCAGTTTAGTTATGCCTTGGGTTACTTATACTGACCCAGAAATTGCCCAAGTAGGAATGTCTGAACAGCAAGCCAAGGAGCAAGGTTTGGATGTAGAGACAATTAAAATTCCTTTTAGTAGTGTAGACCGAGCGATCGCAGATGGTGAAGAATCAGGATTTCTCAAAATTCACCACAAAAAAGGATCTGATGAAATTCTCGGTGCAACTATTGTTGCTCGTCATGCAGGTGAAATGATTTCCGAAGTAACCACTGCAATTGTCGGTAAGCTAGGTTTGAACAAGTTAAGCGGTGTCATTCATCCCTATCCCACTCAGGCTGAAGCTATTAAGAAAGCAGCAGATGCTTATCGTCGCACACTCCTTACAGATAATACCAAACGCCTCTTGGGATTTTTGACCAAGTTATCTTGA
- a CDS encoding glycosyl transferase family protein translates to MIQNLGAATISIIIPAINEAANIKDAIATTQNSTNTEVIVVDGGSQDDTVAIAQSLGIKVITASPGRAVQMNAGAVAASGEILLFLHADTRLPAGFDAMIRTALQQPKTVAGAFNLRIDTPTRCIRLVEWGVKMRSHFLQMPYGDQAIFITKELFQQIGGFPELPIMEDFELIRRLKPVGRIAIISEPVVTSARRWLRKGIMQTTLINQIVIIAYLLGVSPQRIRSWYRQEKFRKN, encoded by the coding sequence ATGATTCAAAATCTTGGCGCTGCAACTATCTCTATCATCATTCCGGCTATCAATGAAGCCGCAAATATTAAAGATGCTATTGCTACCACCCAAAACAGTACAAATACAGAAGTTATTGTGGTAGATGGTGGCTCTCAAGATGACACCGTAGCAATCGCACAATCATTAGGTATCAAAGTTATCACCGCATCTCCTGGGCGGGCGGTGCAAATGAACGCTGGTGCGGTAGCTGCTAGCGGCGAGATTCTGCTATTTCTCCACGCAGATACCCGCTTACCTGCTGGATTTGATGCGATGATTCGCACAGCGCTACAACAACCAAAAACAGTGGCGGGTGCGTTTAACCTGCGGATTGATACCCCAACCCGGTGTATCAGGCTGGTAGAATGGGGAGTCAAAATGCGATCGCACTTTTTACAAATGCCCTATGGCGATCAAGCAATTTTTATCACTAAAGAACTATTTCAGCAAATTGGTGGTTTTCCTGAATTGCCAATTATGGAAGACTTTGAACTCATTCGGCGTTTAAAACCCGTTGGTAGAATCGCGATTATTTCAGAACCAGTTGTCACCTCAGCCCGTCGATGGTTGCGCAAGGGAATTATGCAAACTACCCTAATTAATCAAATAGTAATTATCGCTTATTTGCTAGGAGTATCACCTCAGCGCATTCGTAGCTGGTATCGCCAAGAAAAATTTAGGAAGAATTAA
- a CDS encoding pentapeptide repeat-containing protein, giving the protein MSRDALVVGINTYDRLRSLNAPAADAEAIAQILEKYGEFQVTRLPAVKDKENQTIRIGKQTKVSLTQLEKAIVQLFKPDGKPPDTALLYFSGHGLRKNVGIQEGFLATSEVNPEAGNWGLSLQWLRRLLQESEVRQQIVILDCCYSGEVLNFAEADPGDRGKGRDRCFIAASRDFEVAFEDINSQHSVLTAALLKGLEPKQDRWVSNYTLVDSLNQQYHPFPQRPIFANSGEAINLTRKWNSSVVNSTVQVSAICPYKGLSYFDCTEADANLFYGRTALTDELLEKVRSSNFLAVLGASGSGKSSVVRAGLLYQLKLGRRLSSSDTWQLKIFRPGINPLQNLALAFVESDLSDIERASQLAKAEELIARGAVGLGQLITAAQTQRVVLVVDQFEEAFTQCQNITKRQQFFECVLGALQRDDNKLCLIITMRADFFGKCLEQEYGGLAKKIQEHLVTVAPMNREELETAIIKPAQQVNLAVEPELVSQMIADVENSPGSLPLLQYTLTELWQQRTEERLTLTAYSKLGGVRGTLQTRATQVYESLSLEEQQATKRIFLELTQLGEGTEDTRRQVVQRDLVTSHHPEVVINRIIQRLADEKLVVTSTLSNQIAVVDVAHEALIRHWPLLRKWIEESRDVLRQKRKIEAVAVEWRDRKKAKDYLLQGKRLREAEDFHKQQTENLRLSDLAIEFIQTSVRQTRNNRFITVGFFLIIPLVASVVLGIVIEKQIRISQLWQQVDAVKGKEYSRVRIQALEKLVQAGESLTNKDFSGADLSGANLTSANLTSADLSGANLRGANLRGANLRGAYLYGADLRSAGLYSADLYSADLRSADLRDAYLSSANLSGADLYSADLRSANLRDANLFDANLSGANLSSAELFNANLFNAKLSSADLFNADLFNADLRSAKLSSADLRSADLRSAKDLTPEQVKSAENWDKAKYDKDFRAKLGLPP; this is encoded by the coding sequence ATGAGTCGAGACGCTTTAGTAGTGGGAATTAATACGTATGACCGCTTAAGAAGTCTCAACGCGCCTGCTGCGGATGCGGAAGCTATAGCTCAAATATTGGAAAAGTACGGCGAATTTCAAGTAACGCGCCTACCAGCAGTCAAAGATAAAGAAAACCAGACAATTCGCATTGGTAAGCAAACTAAAGTTAGTTTAACTCAGTTAGAAAAAGCGATCGTTCAATTATTTAAACCAGATGGAAAGCCGCCAGACACAGCACTGCTGTATTTTTCTGGTCATGGGTTGCGGAAAAATGTCGGAATTCAGGAAGGCTTTTTAGCGACGAGTGAAGTCAACCCGGAGGCGGGGAATTGGGGACTATCTCTACAATGGCTGCGGCGACTGCTGCAAGAAAGTGAAGTCAGACAACAAATTGTGATTTTGGATTGCTGCTATAGCGGAGAAGTGCTAAATTTTGCAGAGGCAGATCCTGGAGATAGGGGTAAAGGTAGAGACAGGTGTTTTATTGCGGCTTCTCGTGATTTTGAGGTAGCTTTTGAAGATATTAACAGCCAACACAGCGTTCTCACTGCTGCACTGCTGAAAGGTTTGGAACCAAAACAAGACCGTTGGGTGAGTAACTACACTTTAGTAGATTCGCTCAATCAACAATATCATCCCTTTCCCCAGCGTCCCATTTTTGCTAACTCTGGTGAAGCAATTAATCTCACCCGCAAATGGAATTCCTCTGTTGTTAACTCCACAGTACAGGTATCAGCTATTTGTCCTTACAAAGGGTTATCTTATTTTGATTGCACAGAAGCAGATGCCAACTTATTTTATGGCAGAACAGCGTTAACTGATGAATTATTAGAAAAAGTGCGATCGAGTAATTTCCTCGCTGTGTTGGGAGCATCAGGAAGTGGTAAATCTAGTGTTGTCAGAGCAGGTTTACTTTATCAATTAAAGTTAGGACGCAGGTTATCAAGTAGCGATACTTGGCAGTTGAAAATATTTCGCCCAGGGATTAATCCCTTACAAAATTTAGCACTGGCTTTTGTAGAATCGGATTTATCAGATATTGAACGCGCATCACAATTAGCAAAAGCAGAAGAATTAATAGCTAGAGGTGCAGTTGGTTTAGGACAGTTGATTACTGCCGCACAAACTCAGCGCGTAGTGCTAGTGGTAGACCAGTTTGAGGAAGCTTTTACTCAATGTCAAAACATTACCAAACGACAGCAGTTTTTTGAATGTGTGCTAGGTGCTTTGCAGCGTGATGATAATAAACTCTGCCTAATAATTACAATGCGCGCTGATTTTTTTGGTAAATGTCTCGAACAAGAATATGGCGGACTAGCTAAGAAAATTCAAGAGCATTTGGTAACAGTAGCACCGATGAATCGGGAGGAATTAGAAACAGCAATTATCAAACCTGCCCAACAGGTGAACTTAGCAGTAGAACCGGAATTAGTTTCTCAAATGATTGCAGATGTAGAAAATTCACCAGGGAGTTTACCGTTGTTGCAGTACACGCTGACAGAACTATGGCAGCAAAGAACTGAAGAACGGTTAACCCTCACGGCATATAGCAAACTAGGTGGAGTCAGGGGAACCCTGCAAACACGCGCTACACAAGTTTATGAGTCATTATCACTTGAGGAACAGCAAGCAACAAAGCGGATTTTTTTAGAATTGACGCAGTTGGGTGAAGGAACAGAAGATACGCGTAGACAGGTTGTGCAACGAGATTTAGTTACTTCACATCATCCAGAAGTTGTGATTAATAGAATAATTCAACGGTTAGCTGATGAGAAGCTAGTTGTCACCAGTACCTTATCTAATCAAATTGCTGTGGTAGATGTGGCACATGAAGCACTGATTCGCCATTGGCCGCTATTACGCAAATGGATTGAGGAAAGTCGGGATGTATTGCGGCAAAAGCGGAAAATTGAAGCGGTGGCTGTTGAATGGCGAGATAGGAAAAAGGCGAAAGATTATCTCCTTCAGGGGAAGCGGTTGAGAGAAGCAGAAGATTTTCATAAGCAACAAACTGAGAACTTAAGATTATCTGACCTAGCTATTGAGTTTATTCAAACTAGTGTAAGACAAACGCGGAATAATCGCTTTATAACCGTTGGGTTTTTCTTAATTATTCCGCTGGTTGCGTCAGTAGTTCTAGGTATTGTAATTGAAAAACAAATTAGGATAAGCCAACTTTGGCAGCAAGTCGATGCTGTTAAGGGAAAAGAGTATAGTCGAGTAAGAATTCAAGCACTGGAAAAGCTGGTACAAGCTGGTGAGAGCTTAACTAATAAAGATTTCAGCGGTGCAGACCTCAGCGGTGCCAACCTTACCAGTGCCAACCTTACCAGTGCCGACCTCAGCGGTGCCAACCTCAGAGGTGCCAACCTCAGAGGTGCCAACCTCAGAGGTGCTTACCTCTACGGTGCCGACCTCCGCAGTGCCGGCCTCTACAGTGCCGACCTCTACAGTGCCGACCTCCGCAGTGCCGACCTCAGAGATGCCTACCTCAGCAGTGCCAACCTCAGCGGTGCCGACCTCTACAGTGCCGACCTCCGCAGTGCCAACCTCAGAGATGCCAACCTCTTCGATGCCAACCTCAGCGGTGCCAACCTCAGCAGTGCTGAGCTCTTCAATGCCAACCTCTTCAATGCCAAACTCAGTAGTGCCGACCTCTTCAATGCCGACCTCTTCAATGCCGACCTCCGCAGTGCCAAACTCAGTAGTGCCGACCTCCGCAGTGCCGACCTCCGCAGTGCCAAAGACCTGACTCCTGAGCAAGTTAAATCTGCTGAAAATTGGGATAAGGCTAAATATGACAAAGATTTTCGAGCCAAACTAGGTTTACCACCATAA
- a CDS encoding putative PilT protein, with protein sequence MRILLDTHIFLWFISGDNQLAPEVRDAIRDTDNTVYLSVVSIWECIIKYQLGKLPFPESPEIYLPKQRDRHQIANLDLDEGSVTQLARLPALHKDPFDRMLICQALHHGLKIATIDPEILKYAIDVM encoded by the coding sequence ATGAGAATTCTTCTAGACACTCATATTTTTTTATGGTTTATCAGTGGTGATAATCAGCTAGCCCCAGAAGTTAGAGATGCCATTCGTGATACAGATAACACAGTTTATCTTAGCGTTGTTTCAATATGGGAGTGCATTATCAAATATCAGTTGGGAAAGCTACCATTCCCAGAGTCTCCAGAAATATATCTTCCTAAACAACGCGATCGCCATCAAATTGCAAATCTCGATTTAGATGAAGGTAGTGTTACTCAACTGGCTAGACTACCAGCATTGCATAAAGACCCATTTGATAGAATGCTTATTTGTCAAGCTTTACATCACGGGTTAAAAATTGCAACTATAGATCCAGAAATTCTCAAATATGCAATCGATGTCATGTAA
- a CDS encoding prevent-host-death protein has translation MQKVTVDEIQQDPLKYLNQVEAGESFIILQEDKPIAELKPIQNHSKPQRPFGLCSGEFKVPDDFDAPLPDDILNAFEGR, from the coding sequence ATGCAAAAAGTTACAGTTGATGAAATCCAACAAGATCCATTAAAGTACCTCAATCAAGTTGAGGCAGGTGAAAGTTTTATTATTCTTCAAGAAGATAAACCAATTGCTGAACTAAAACCAATTCAAAATCATAGCAAGCCACAGCGACCATTTGGTTTATGTTCTGGAGAATTTAAAGTTCCTGATGATTTTGATGCACCTTTGCCTGACGATATTCTTAATGCATTTGAAGGCAGATGA
- a CDS encoding alanyl-tRNA synthetase, which yields MSSNPHYLSGNEIRTLFLNFFAQRGHQILPSASLVPEDPTVLLTIAGMLPFKPIFLGQRTPEFKRATTSQKCIRTNDIENVGRTKRHHTFFEMLGNFSFGDYFKEQAIAWGWEISTQVFGFSPNNLVVSVFEEDDEAFAIWRDKIGVPEARIKRMGEDDNFWVSGPTGPCGPCSEIYYDFHPERGDDNIDLEDDSRFIEFYNLVFMQYNRDAEGNLTPLQNKNIDTGMGLERMAQILQKVPNNYETDLIFPIIETAAQIAGIDYHSSDDKTKISLKVIGDHVRAVVHMIADEIRASNVGRGYVLRRLIRRVVRHGRLIGISGEFITQVAETAIALSESAYPNVRQREAAIKAELQREEANFLRTLDRGEKLLEEIIQQVKQQGKTQISGESAFTLYDTHGFPFELTQEIAEENNLTVDAEGFRKQMEIQQQGGRDAHETIDLTLQGSLDKLAEHIHATEFLGYTQPAATGKVEVLLVAGVAQEEAEAGTEVQIVLDKTPFYAESGGQIGDRGYISGDGVVVRVDDVKKESDFFVHFGRIERGTIRVGDAVTAQIDRACRRRLQANHTATHLLQAALKKIVDEGISQAGSLVSFDRLRFDFNCPRALTAEEVQQIEEQVNTWIAEAHSAKVEILPLAEAKARGAVAMFGEKYGDEVRVIDFSGVSMELCGGTHVSNTAEIGVFKIISEAGVASGVRRIEAVSGPAVLDYLNLRDKVVKDLSDRFKVKPEELPERITTLQNELRTSQKQLDVLKGQLAIAKSDSLLQTAESVGDYQILVAQLDDVDPESLKTAAERLLQKLGNGAVVLGSVPEPDKISLVAAFSADVNKKGLQAGKFIGAIAKICGGGGGGRPNLAQAGGRDASKLPEALTQALSDLKSGLG from the coding sequence ATGTCTTCAAATCCCCACTACCTCAGCGGTAACGAAATTCGCACCTTATTCCTTAACTTCTTTGCCCAAAGGGGACACCAGATTCTCCCAAGTGCTTCTCTTGTGCCGGAAGACCCGACCGTACTGCTGACGATCGCGGGGATGCTACCATTTAAACCGATATTCTTAGGGCAACGGACGCCGGAATTTAAACGGGCTACCACATCCCAAAAGTGCATCCGCACCAACGATATTGAAAACGTGGGACGCACCAAACGCCATCACACGTTCTTTGAGATGCTGGGTAACTTCAGCTTTGGAGATTATTTTAAAGAACAAGCGATCGCTTGGGGATGGGAAATCTCCACCCAAGTCTTTGGTTTCTCCCCCAACAATCTTGTCGTCAGCGTGTTTGAAGAAGACGACGAAGCTTTTGCAATTTGGCGCGATAAAATTGGCGTTCCGGAAGCGCGAATCAAGCGCATGGGCGAAGATGATAACTTTTGGGTATCCGGCCCGACTGGCCCTTGCGGCCCTTGTTCGGAGATATATTATGATTTTCACCCCGAACGTGGCGATGACAACATCGATTTAGAAGATGATTCGCGGTTTATCGAGTTCTACAACCTGGTGTTTATGCAATACAACCGGGATGCTGAAGGTAATTTAACACCACTGCAAAATAAGAACATCGATACTGGTATGGGTTTGGAAAGAATGGCGCAAATCCTGCAAAAAGTACCAAATAACTACGAAACCGATCTAATTTTCCCGATTATCGAAACAGCAGCGCAAATTGCGGGGATTGATTACCACAGCAGCGATGATAAAACCAAAATATCGCTAAAAGTAATTGGCGATCATGTGCGTGCTGTGGTTCACATGATTGCTGACGAAATCCGCGCCTCCAATGTGGGACGGGGTTATGTATTGCGGCGATTAATTCGGCGGGTGGTGCGTCATGGGCGATTAATTGGCATTTCTGGGGAGTTTATTACCCAAGTTGCCGAAACTGCGATCGCGCTTTCGGAATCAGCTTACCCCAATGTACGGCAACGGGAAGCTGCAATTAAAGCGGAACTGCAACGAGAAGAAGCCAATTTCCTGCGTACTCTCGACAGAGGCGAAAAACTGCTGGAAGAAATTATCCAACAGGTGAAACAGCAAGGAAAAACCCAAATTAGTGGAGAAAGTGCTTTTACCCTCTACGATACCCACGGTTTCCCCTTTGAACTTACTCAAGAAATTGCTGAGGAAAACAACCTAACAGTTGATGCTGAAGGATTCCGCAAGCAAATGGAAATTCAACAACAAGGCGGTAGAGACGCACACGAAACCATCGATTTAACTTTGCAAGGTTCCCTCGATAAACTAGCAGAACATATCCACGCTACCGAGTTCTTAGGTTATACCCAACCAGCAGCAACCGGGAAAGTTGAGGTATTGCTAGTAGCTGGTGTTGCTCAAGAAGAAGCAGAAGCCGGCACAGAAGTGCAAATCGTCCTCGACAAGACGCCATTCTATGCCGAATCTGGGGGACAAATAGGCGATCGCGGTTATATCTCTGGCGATGGCGTTGTCGTGCGCGTTGATGACGTGAAGAAAGAATCAGATTTCTTTGTGCATTTCGGACGCATCGAACGCGGTACAATCCGAGTAGGAGATGCTGTAACTGCCCAAATAGATCGCGCTTGTCGTCGTCGTCTGCAAGCTAACCATACAGCAACTCACCTGCTACAAGCGGCGTTAAAGAAAATTGTCGATGAAGGGATATCGCAAGCAGGTTCCTTGGTTTCCTTTGATAGATTGCGCTTCGACTTCAACTGTCCTCGGGCTTTGACAGCAGAGGAAGTTCAGCAAATTGAGGAACAAGTGAATACTTGGATTGCTGAGGCACACTCTGCAAAAGTCGAAATATTACCTTTAGCAGAAGCCAAAGCTAGAGGTGCTGTTGCCATGTTCGGTGAAAAATATGGTGATGAAGTGCGAGTGATTGACTTCTCCGGCGTATCAATGGAACTGTGCGGTGGGACTCATGTCAGCAATACTGCGGAGATTGGCGTATTTAAGATTATCTCCGAGGCTGGTGTGGCTTCGGGAGTGCGGCGGATTGAAGCTGTTTCCGGCCCGGCGGTGCTAGATTATCTTAACCTGCGGGATAAAGTCGTCAAAGATTTGAGCGATCGCTTTAAAGTTAAACCCGAAGAACTACCAGAGAGAATCACAACTCTGCAAAACGAACTCAGAACCAGCCAAAAACAACTGGATGTATTGAAAGGACAATTAGCGATCGCAAAATCTGATAGCTTGCTGCAAACAGCCGAATCTGTGGGTGACTATCAGATACTCGTCGCTCAATTAGATGATGTCGATCCAGAATCCTTGAAAACCGCAGCCGAACGCTTATTACAAAAACTCGGTAACGGTGCAGTAGTGCTGGGTTCCGTTCCCGAACCTGATAAAATCAGCTTAGTTGCAGCCTTCAGTGCAGACGTGAATAAGAAAGGTTTGCAAGCAGGTAAATTTATCGGTGCGATCGCCAAAATTTGCGGCGGTGGCGGCGGTGGACGACCAAATTTAGCCCAAGCAGGCGGACGCGATGCGAGTAAGTTACCAGAGGCATTAACGCAAGCGTTGAGTGATTTAAAATCCGGGTTGGGTTAA
- a CDS encoding diguanylate cyclase has product MNISILVFGSHKFLTTLPDQIRYATAFSVEVIANLDRAVSYIKETPPDIIVVQASLDGSMELCSWLKDQAKLSWIYCILLEDRSQQITDRDKYGWEWELEMTSSALKQGADAYIWQLPEDKTDYTLAELTANQRLILAQLTVGLRKAKKYRDLIRTNDLLSAIALADSLTELNNRRALEWDLPRQIQKARDQGLPLSLIILDVDYFKKVNDTYGHLVGDRLLQLLCIRVRHNLRFQDTPFRYGGEEFVILLANTTGEEALIVARRLNRIVSEQPFAINNQHTINITISLGTASLQSDDDDQGISLLHRADQCLLEAKATGRNKVIGWDRLSHVPYLKAASS; this is encoded by the coding sequence ATGAATATTTCTATTCTGGTCTTCGGGAGTCATAAATTTCTCACTACGCTTCCAGATCAGATCCGTTATGCAACCGCTTTTAGCGTTGAAGTTATTGCCAATCTCGATCGGGCTGTTTCCTATATTAAAGAGACTCCTCCCGACATTATAGTTGTGCAGGCTAGCTTAGATGGCAGTATGGAATTATGTAGCTGGTTAAAAGACCAAGCAAAACTATCCTGGATATACTGTATTCTTTTGGAAGATCGTTCTCAGCAGATAACTGATAGAGATAAATATGGCTGGGAGTGGGAATTGGAGATGACTTCCTCAGCATTAAAACAAGGAGCTGATGCTTATATTTGGCAGCTTCCTGAGGATAAAACAGATTATACATTGGCAGAGTTGACCGCTAACCAGCGTCTGATACTAGCTCAATTAACTGTTGGGTTGCGTAAAGCGAAAAAGTATCGCGATTTGATTCGGACAAATGATTTATTGTCAGCGATCGCTTTAGCTGATTCTTTGACAGAACTCAACAATCGTCGTGCTTTGGAGTGGGACTTACCGAGGCAAATTCAAAAAGCCAGAGATCAAGGGCTGCCATTAAGTTTAATCATATTAGATGTCGATTATTTTAAAAAAGTTAATGATACTTATGGGCATTTAGTTGGCGATCGCCTTTTGCAGTTGCTGTGTATTCGCGTTAGACATAATTTACGCTTTCAAGATACTCCTTTTCGCTATGGTGGCGAAGAATTTGTGATTCTTCTAGCCAATACTACTGGTGAAGAAGCATTAATCGTAGCACGTCGCTTGAATCGCATAGTTAGCGAACAACCATTTGCGATCAATAATCAACATACTATTAACATCACGATTAGTTTAGGAACCGCCTCGTTGCAAAGCGATGATGACGATCAAGGTATCAGTTTATTACATCGTGCCGATCAATGTTTATTAGAAGCCAAAGCTACTGGCAGAAATAAAGTAATTGGTTGGGATCGCTTATCCCATGTTCCGTATCTTAAAGCTGCTTCTTCTTAA